In the Engystomops pustulosus chromosome 2, aEngPut4.maternal, whole genome shotgun sequence genome, one interval contains:
- the LOC140118661 gene encoding protein argonaute-1 produces the protein MEAGPSTPAQTGFVPPLHQVFQAPRRPGIGTVGKPIKLLANYFEVDIPKIDVYHYEVDIKPDKCPRRVNREVVEYMVQHFKPQIFGDRKPVYDGKKNIYTVTALPIGHERVDFEVTIPGEGKDRIFKVSIKWMAVVSWRMLHEALGSGRIQLPLESVQALDVAMRHLASMRYTPVGRSFFSPPEGYYHPLGGGREVWFGFHQSVRPAMWNMMLNIDVSATAFYKAQPVIEFMCEVLDIRNIDEQPKPLTDSQRVRFTKEIKGLKVEVTHCGQMKRKYRVCNVTRRPASHQTFPLQLESGQTVECTVAQYFKQKYNLQLKYPHLPCLQVGQEQKHTYLPLEVCNIVAGQRCIKKLTDNQTSTMIKATARSAPDRQEEISRLMKNASYNLDPYIQEFGIKVKDDMTEVTGRVLPAPILQYGGRNRAIATPNQGVWDMRGKQFYNGIEIKVWAIACFAPQKQCREEVLKNFTDQLRKISKDAGMPIQGQPCFCKYAQGADSVEPMFRHLKNTYSGLQLIIVILPGKTPVYAEVKRVGDTLLGMATQCVQVKNVVKTSPQTLSNLCLKINVKLGGINNILVPHQRSAVFQQPVIFLGADVTHPPAGDGKKPSITAVVGSMDAHPSRYCATVRVQRPRQEIIEDLSYMVRELLIQFYKSTRFKPTRIIFYRDGVPEGQLPQILHYELLAIRDACIKLEKDYQPGITYIVVQKRHHTRLFCADRSERIGKSGNIPAGTTVDTNITHPFEFDFYLCSHAGIQGTSRPSHYYVLWDDNRFTADELQILTYQLCHTYVRCTRSVSIPAPAYYARLVAFRARYHLVDKEHDSGEGSHISGQSNGRDPQALAKAVQVHQDTLRTMYFA, from the exons ATGGAAGCTGGACCTTCTACACCAG CCCAAACTGGGTTTGTTCCACCATTACATCAGGTGTTTCAAGCTCCACGTCGCCCTGGGATTGGCACAGTTGGGAAACCAATAAAACTTCTTGCCAACTACTTTGAGGTGGACATTCCGAAGATTGATGTGTACCACTATGAAGTGGACATTAAGCCAGACAAATGTCCTCGGCGTGTCAACAG GGAAGTTGTTGAATACATGGTCCAACATTTCAAACCACAGATATTTGGAGACCGAAAACCAGTTTATGATGGAAAAAAGAACATTTATACAGTTACAGCATTGCCTATTGGTCATGAAAGG GTTGATTTTGAGGTAACCATACCTGGGGAGGGTAAGGATAGGATATTCAAAGTATCCATTAAATGGATGGCCGTGGTAAGCTGGCGGATGCTACATGAAGCTCTGGGGAGTGGGCGAATTCAGCTTCCTCTAGAATCGGTGCAAGCACTAGATGTAGCCATGAGGCATCTGGCCTCAATGAG GTATACTCCAGTAGGCCGATCCTTCTTCTCACCTCCTGAAGGTTATTATCACCCACTGGGAGGGGGCCGCGAAGTCTGGTTTGGGTTCCATCAGTCTGTACGTCCAGCCATGTGGAACATGATGCTCAACATTGATG TGTCTGCTACTGCTTTTTACAAAGCTCAACCTGTCATAGAATTTATGTGTGAGGTTTTGGATATTCGGAACATTGATGAGCAACCCAAACCACTTACAGATTCGCAAAGGGTGCGATTCACTAAAGAGATCAAAG GTTTAAAAGTGGAGGTCACACACTGTGGACAGATGAAAAGAAAATACAGAGTTTGCAATGTGACCCGTAGGCCTGCCAGTCATCAAAC ATTTCCACTGCAGCTGGAGAGCGGTCAGACGGTTGAGTGCACAGTAGCCCAATACTTTAAACAAAAGTACAATTTACAGCTAAAATACCCTCATCTACCCTGCCTGCAAGTGGGGCAAGAGCAGAAGCACACTTATCTACCTCTGGAG GTCTGTAATATTGTGGCAGGTCAGAGATGCATCAAGAAGCTGACTGATAACCAAACCTCCACTATGATCAAAGCAACAGCCAGGTCTGCACCTGACAGACAGGAAGAGATCAGCCGGCTG ATGAAGAATGCAAGCTACAATTTGGATCCGTACATCCAAGAATTTGGAATCAAAGTTAAAGATGACATGACAGAGGTTACAGGAAGGGTCCTTCCAGCACCCATATTGCAGTATGGAGGAAGA AACAGAGCAATTGCAACACCAAACCAGGGTGTGTGGGACATGAGAGGAAAGCAGTTCTACAACGGCATTGAAATTAAAGTTTGGGCAATCGCTTGCTTTGCTCCGCAAAAACAATGTAGAGAGGAAGTGCTTAA GAATTTTACTGACCAGCTGAGGAAGATCTCAAAGGATGCTGGGATGCCCATCCAGGGTCAACCATGTTTCTGTAAATACGCGCAGGGCGCGGACAGTGTGGAGCCGATGTTCAGACACCTCAAGAATACATATTCTGGTCTGCAGCTTATTATAGTCATACTGCCAGGAAAAACTCCTGTATATG CTGAAGTGAAACGCGTGGGAGACACTCTTCTTGGCATGGCAACCCAGTGTGTCCAGGTGAAAAATGTTGTCAAGACATCCCCACAGACCCTAAGCAATTTGTGCCTAAAGATCAATGTAAAACTAGGTGGAATCAACAACATATTAGTGCCTCATCAACG CTCAGCGGTCTTCCAGCAGCCAGTCATTTTCCTTGGAGCAGATGTTACGCACCCGCCAGCTGGTGATGGAAAGAAGCCCTCAATTACGGCT GTTGTAGGTAGCATGGATGCTCATCCAAGCAGATACTGTGCAACAGTAAGAGTACAGCGTCCTCGGCAGGAGATCATTGAGGACCTTTCATACATGGTGAGGGAACTCCTCATCCAATTTTACAAGTCTACGCGTTTTAAACCTACTAGGATCATCTTTTATCGAGATGGGGTGCCAGAAGGACAGCTCCCTCAG ATTCTGCATTACGAGCTGCTGGCCATCAGGGATGCGTGTATCAAATTGGAGAAGGACTACCAGCCTGGCATAACTTACATTGTTGTACAGAAGCGGCACCACACACGCCTGTTTTGTGCTGATCGCAGTGAGCGG attGGGAAAAGTGGTAACATTCCGGCAGGGACAACTGTTGACACCAACATCACACATCCATTTGAGTTTGATTTCTATCTGTGCAGTCATGCGGGTATCCAG GGCACCAGCCGTCCTTCACATTACTATGTTCTATGGGATGATAACAGATTCACTGCTGATGAGCTTCAAATCCTCACGTACCAGTTGTGTCACACATATGTGCGCTGCACACGTTCTGTATCTATACCGGCTCCTGCTTATTATGCTCGACTGGTTGCATTCAGAGCACGGTATCACCTAGTAGACAAGGAACATGACAG